The genomic window TGGATGTATTGTTTTTATGATGGCGCCGTTGCTTGGGAGCTGCGCCCATGTGTGACCATTTGAGGGCTCAGAGATCTCCCCTCCCCTTATAGAGTTGTTCTTACCCTTGTAGTATAGAAGAAATATGCATACACGGGGCAAATAATGAAGGTTGATGAACGCACGCCTGGGTCAGCCGTTCAGTCATACCAGTCTGCTAAGGGGGTATCATCGACTTGGGAAGAGTAGGGTTGCAATGGGCAGCGTCTGTTCCGAGAACGGTCGAGGAGTCTGCGGACACACACCTCATGAAGCCAAAGTGTTCCATATCCCATACGCAGTAATCCGTACTCCTGCCTCCTATCCCAACCGTGTCGATTCCCCAGCAACGAACAGGATAGCAGCGGCCAGTGGCGGGCAAGATTACACGGGTGGATGAGTGCGTAGGATTCATTCCGAATTGGTATTTCCCCTTTGCCGGCGCGACTCGTGCAAGCAAGAAACCCCGCCGTGTGAACTCCATAGCCCGGTGAACTTGGGGGTAAAAGCCCGCAGTGCTTCCTCTAAGTCCGCATATGGCCCTGGCCCCCAGCTCCGGCTCCTTCCGTTCCCGAGCAACCCAAGCAAGAACAACACATGCCTTGGCGCCGGCCTGTTGGAATCGTTTTTTGGCGTCATAGAGACGCCGCCGGTCCGCTTCTCAACCCATCCACACACCTCGCGTCTCAATCCCCCCTCGACTCAACCCCTGGCTGCCATCGTTTGTTTCGGTCGTTCGTTTACCGGTACTGATGAGAAGAACCCAGTTAGATAGATCCCTCCCCTGGAAGGCGCCCACGCGCCGACTCGAACATATTGGGACCGGCTGGCAGTGTTCAAGTAGCGGCGTACCTTGACGAAGCCAATGTCGGCGGCCTTCTCGCGGAAGCACTGACGGCAGATGTTGAGGCCGTACTTGCGGATCAGACCGGCAGTGTGGTTGCAGACGCGGCTGTGTTGTTCCAAGACGCCCACTGGTCAGCATTTCTTCTtacttcttcttcgtcattgcttctcctcccctcctctTCATCCTCCGTTGCTCGTCTGCTTCGTCTGGACCTACCAAGAGCGGGAGCCCTTGCCGTAGTTGCGCGGGCGCGAGTTCCAGACGTTATCGTGAGCCATTTTGACGATGGAAGGCTTGTTCGGTTTCCGCTTGCGAGAGCAGGAGAATTGGCTGCGGGAGAAACGGGGAGTTGTGTCGTCTTGAGgacgccgtcggccgagATTTCGATTCGTGCAAAGCCGCGCTGGTCAAAATTGGCGGAGACTTTTTTGTGCGGGAGGGCTTGCCAATTGGGTGGCTGTGGGAATGTGGCGTGCGTGGCTGGTTATCTTATCGTTTATCAAGAGCAGCATGACAGTGCCGGTTGGTTCTGTTGGCACAGTGATGGTTCTGCGGTGTGGTTCTCGCTTGCGGGGCAGTGCCAGGGCCAGGGGTGAGCTCCTCCAATGCTCAATGCTGACAGTGGCTTGATGGGCAAAGTGGCATCTTCTGACGGCGATTTCAAAGCAGCCCGTTGCCCGTTGCCACCCTTTCTGTTGCTCCCAGACTTGGGTTAGTTTATTTTTGGCGGGCGGTCGACTTCTTTTTTCATCTCATTTTGCTGCCAGAGTCGCATTGAGGTGCATAATTGTAAAAATCCAATTCTCCCTTCACCTCCGACCAGCCGCCGTGGTGTTCGGTACCTATTCTTGATCGCCATGGTGCTCATCAAGAGCTTCGTGCTCGCCAGCCTcgcagctgcggctgccgccaAGTCGGCTGTCCTCGACCTCATCCCGGATAACTTCGACAAGGTGGTCCTTAAATCCGGCAAGCCGACGCTGGTCGAATTCTTCGCGCCGTGGTGCGGCCACTGCAAGAACCTCGCGCCCATCTACGAGGAGCTCGCGCTTGCCTTCGAGCATGCCAAAGACAAAGTACAGATCGCCAAGGtcgacgccgatgccgagcggGACTTGGGCAAGCGCTTCGGCGTGCAGGGCTTCCCGACCCTGAAGTTCTTCGACGGCAAGAGCGACAAGCCTACCGAGTACAACGGGGGTCGGGACCTTGAGAGCTTGTCCAACTTCATCACCGAGAAGACTGGCGTGcgggcgaggaagaaggTGGCGAAGCCCAGCAGCGTGGTCATGCTTACGGACTCGACGTTCAAGCAGCACATTGGCGGGGACAAGAACGTCCTGGTGGCCTTTACCGCCCCGTGGTGCGGCCGTAAGTTATCTAGATCCGCTGGTTGTTCTTTCCCGAGACCTGCGCTGACGATCCGCAGACTGCAAGAACCTCGCGCCCACCTGGGAAAAGCTCGCCGAGAACTTTGCCAACGAGCCCAACGTCCTGGTCGCGAAGGTtgacgccgatgccgagacGGGCAAGGCCACCGCTGCCGAGTACGGCGTGAAGGGGTACCCGACCATCAAGTTCTTCCCGGCAGGCAGCACCACGCCCGAGGATTACAGCGGCGCGCGGTCCGAGGAGGCGTTTGTCACCTTCCTGAACGAGAAAGCGGGCACGCACcgcgcggtcggcggcggcctcgacgcgGTGGCCGGCACCATCGAGtcgctcgacgccgtcgtcgcgaagctcgtcggcggcactGCGCTaagcgaggcggcggctgagGCGAAGAAGACTGCCGAGAGCCTCACGGACAAGGCGCAGGCCAAGCATGCCGAGTACTACCTCCGGGTCTTTGAGAAGCTGGGCAAGAGCGAGGAGTATGCGGCCAAGGAGCTCGCCCGTCTCGAGGGCATCATCAAGAAGGGCGGCTTGGCGCCCACCAAGCTGGACGAGCTCACCAGCAAGACCAACATCCTGCGCAAGTTCGTCGAGAAGCCGACGGAGAgcgaggacaaggaggagaaggaggagaaggaggagaaggcggcgaaggaggaGCTTTAACTCTGAGACGAAGATTCCATACCATGGTCTGGCTGAACTAGCAATGTACAATTCCAATTCCATGAAGGTTACATCTCGGGTCTCGGCTGATCTGGGGCTCAAGAAAATGGCGCCGGCTTGTTCCGTGACAACTGATGTTACCCGGCACCTGGTTCACCAAGCGACGCTATCCCATGCTCCTCCCGTCAAACTCCGCAAACTCCGTATGCTCCTGCCTGCAAACAAACCGCTATCCATAACCCCAAGCATCAGTTAGACCCAGAGTTCTTCTCTTTGTTGGCCGTCAACTGCGCCTCAAGGTTGTCCAGCCGGCGCGACATCTCGTCCACTAGAACCCATGTCAGCGTGCGTGTTGTGCGGGCCGGCAAGTGAGTGCATGCTCTCATAATGCGGCCACGGCAAGGCAAACCTACTCTTGGCGAATATCTCGCTGGAGATGCCGGCGAACTTGTTGGACAGCGTGTTGAGCAGGTCCTCGATGTGAGCCGTCAGCTCGCCGCGGGCGTCGTCGATTGTCTGCTGCAAAGCGGTGAGTGGGATGCAAATCGGAGTAAGTACCTATCCTATGTCTGTATGGGGGGGATGGGTCTGAGATGGGGGGGTTTGAGGGGGTGAGCGCACGCTTGCGGTTTGGCTGGCCGCTGTTGAATCGTTCTTGGACGCCATATTCGCTTGTTTCTGAGATTACAGTCTGAATCTTTTGGGAGAGATTCAGAGAAGGGGTGTGAGGCGGGTTGGTGCTTGACTTGGCAGCGTGCAACCTGCTACCTTTAATGTCTTACAACAGATGGGAGGGTTCTATGAAAGCGGAACTGAGAGACTTCGCCAGGAAACCTAGGGGGACTGCACTGTGCATAGCACTTGCAGCACTGTATCCGCAGTGTAGCCTTAACTGCCAAGTGGGGCCGCCACTGCCATGGATGTTACACTGGACATGGATGACTGTATCCGGCAGTTCACCTCACTTCAACTCTTCCAGTCCTTGAACAGGCGAACCATCAGCGCCTGTTGTTCTCACATCTCTCCCAAAGCGAACAATCTGTTTCTACTTGTCGGTCTCGGGAAAAGTCCAACCTTTACGTTTTATGAAATGAAGCAGTAGCCGAAGCGGCCAGGTAACCGAGTGACCCGTTCCGGGCTCGAGCTTGTACGTGTCAGGCCGCTCATCGATGAACAATCTGTTCCAACCGTCCGGATCCGTCAGCGAACGAACCATGACCCCTCTGCTCTGCCCATAACATCACGAACTTGGCACGCCCAAGCGATGATTCACATCCCCTCCCGCTGCCATGCCTTCCATATCGCGCGAAAATGCGAGAATCTGGCTGCTTCTCACCATCTTCTTCCTGACCATCCTCTCCCGGAATGACGGCCCCGCCCTGATCACGGGCCCCTTCATGGGCGCAtcccgcctcggccgcctgcgCGATGCGCACCGCGTGCTGAACAGCACAAAATGGGGCGACTTCGACCCTCACGAAGCCGTGGAGGATGCGCCGCCGTGGCAGGCTCCCCGCTTCCTCAACCTGACCGGCTTCCGCCAGACCGACGGCTATGCCTGGGTCGATCTCCCCTACTTCAGGGACCGCTGCCGTCAGTGGAGCCGCCACGCCTATCCGCCGAAGGACGGTCCCGACGAGTGGGACCATGGGCCGGTTCCCAAGACGTGGCAGAATGCGACCGGCACCGTGCATGGGAAATGGGTGCGGCGCCCGGGCTCGGTCGTCAGGAAGGCGAGCGGCTACAATCTCACCGCGATTGCCCCCGGCGTCGACTGGGTAGACAGCCACGTCGAATGGGGCTGGAACGTGACTGGCTCCCACGGCACGATCTTGCTGCGGCTGGCTGAGGACGCTGACGACGCGCCGTATGAGGAGGAGACAGAGGAGGGCCAGCGCCCGCGGTCGGCGGGCATGGCAAGAGAGATTTCGGCCGTGGCCGACATCCAGGACGAGGCAAATTCGGCACCCAGCTTCGCCGTCCGACTCCATGGCGTGCACTGGCCGCGGCAGGGCTCCATCCTACTGACGACGACAACCGAAAAGTTCTCCGGCATCTTTGGCCTGCCTCATCTCGCCCCCGGACCGGACTTCTTCCAGTCGAGCCAGAAACTGCTGAACCGGACTCTGGGAGAAGTCCTCCGCAAGAAGGAGCGCAGGCGATTTGCGGACCCCAGCAACCCTTGGACCCCGGTGGTCGAAGAGGAGATTTCGGTTCCGCTGCCGCGTTGCGAGTACATCATGTATTTGCAGCTT from Thermothielavioides terrestris NRRL 8126 chromosome 1, complete sequence includes these protein-coding regions:
- a CDS encoding 40S ribosomal protein S29; this translates as MAHDNVWNSRPRNYGKGSRSCRVCNHTAGLIRKYGLNICRQCFREKAADIGFVKYR